In Luteimonas viscosa, the following proteins share a genomic window:
- a CDS encoding carboxypeptidase regulatory-like domain-containing protein: protein MTMAQTVALLLALAVLVAWVRLPLAHRRDPRMSRPWRLWLLLALQPLLAAALHLMLFPPRHPVAPATLAVLTEGATLADAGPATVRGVVLALPEAGDAGDVARVPDLATALRQHPGTTQVRVIGAGLVPRDRDAASTVALAFDPLPLAPGIVRLSPPPAIARGSAFVLEGRVEGVPGGRAELLDPAGRRVDAMPLPEDGGFALRGVALETGTATFAVRVRDARQQEVAISQLPLWIDADVAPRVLLLAGAPNPDTRALRRWLVDAGAQVQARIALGGGVQLGSAPLTATTLDQADLLIVDARAWSGLGESGRTRVLAAVRRGLGLLLRGDNAMPAEALRGLRAPGFTIAGGAGVRPWHVPGPRLDGEEALRGLMGSGSRDAPFDPAQAEEEVPPLSRRAWRVQGMDAVALEPGADRGDAAEAPGWWRAEGRGRIGLWAVSDSYRLPLHGRADLYADLWSPAVATLARARSSAMPGIEADARVGQRLAICAWPEGAHIEAPDGQRAQPIVDPASGARRCAGYWPSVAGWHRLRMGDAVQPFHVAAADAEPTLRLAELREATLRLAAAPPVSAPGATVAPRNTEPGRAWPWFLAWLLLAAFAWWFERSRLGLAAAVSQQDPPRDLR, encoded by the coding sequence ATGACGATGGCGCAAACGGTCGCGCTGCTGCTTGCGCTCGCGGTGCTGGTCGCGTGGGTGCGGCTGCCGCTCGCGCACCGGCGCGATCCGCGCATGTCGCGCCCATGGCGCCTGTGGCTGTTGCTGGCGCTGCAACCGCTGCTTGCCGCCGCGCTCCACCTGATGCTGTTCCCGCCGCGTCACCCGGTCGCACCGGCCACCCTTGCCGTGCTGACCGAAGGCGCGACGCTTGCCGATGCGGGTCCTGCCACAGTGCGTGGCGTGGTGCTCGCGCTGCCGGAAGCGGGCGACGCCGGCGACGTCGCGCGCGTGCCGGATCTCGCCACCGCCCTGCGCCAGCATCCGGGAACCACGCAGGTGCGGGTGATCGGTGCCGGTCTGGTTCCCCGCGACCGCGACGCGGCGAGCACGGTGGCGCTCGCGTTCGATCCACTCCCGCTGGCGCCCGGCATCGTGCGCCTGTCGCCACCACCCGCGATCGCGCGTGGATCGGCCTTCGTGCTGGAAGGTCGCGTCGAGGGCGTGCCGGGCGGCCGGGCCGAGCTGCTGGATCCGGCGGGACGTCGCGTCGATGCGATGCCGCTGCCGGAAGACGGTGGCTTCGCGCTGCGGGGCGTGGCGCTGGAAACCGGCACGGCGACGTTTGCCGTGCGCGTGCGCGACGCCAGGCAACAGGAGGTCGCCATTTCGCAGCTGCCGCTGTGGATCGATGCGGACGTCGCGCCACGCGTGCTGCTGCTCGCGGGCGCCCCCAACCCGGACACGCGCGCGCTGCGCCGATGGCTCGTGGACGCGGGGGCGCAAGTGCAGGCGCGGATCGCACTCGGCGGCGGCGTGCAACTGGGAAGCGCGCCGCTCACCGCCACCACGCTCGACCAAGCCGACCTGCTGATCGTGGATGCACGTGCGTGGTCGGGACTGGGCGAGTCAGGGCGCACACGCGTGCTCGCCGCGGTGCGACGCGGCCTGGGCCTGCTGTTGCGCGGGGACAACGCAATGCCCGCCGAAGCGCTGCGCGGGCTGCGGGCTCCCGGCTTCACGATCGCGGGCGGCGCCGGGGTGCGGCCGTGGCACGTGCCCGGTCCGCGTCTGGACGGGGAAGAAGCCCTGCGCGGCCTCATGGGCAGTGGCAGCCGCGACGCGCCGTTCGATCCCGCGCAGGCGGAGGAAGAGGTGCCGCCGCTCTCGCGCCGCGCCTGGCGGGTGCAGGGCATGGATGCGGTTGCGCTCGAGCCAGGGGCGGACAGGGGCGACGCCGCCGAGGCACCGGGCTGGTGGCGTGCCGAAGGCCGTGGCCGCATCGGCCTGTGGGCGGTGTCGGACAGCTACCGGCTGCCGCTGCATGGCCGGGCCGACCTGTACGCCGATCTCTGGAGCCCGGCGGTGGCCACGCTGGCGCGCGCACGCTCGAGCGCGATGCCCGGGATCGAGGCCGATGCGCGCGTCGGCCAGCGCCTCGCGATCTGCGCATGGCCGGAAGGCGCGCACATCGAAGCGCCGGACGGCCAACGCGCGCAGCCGATCGTCGATCCGGCGAGCGGTGCGCGCCGCTGCGCGGGCTACTGGCCATCGGTGGCCGGTTGGCATCGGTTGCGCATGGGTGACGCGGTGCAGCCGTTCCATGTCGCGGCGGCGGATGCGGAGCCCACGCTGCGGCTCGCGGAACTGCGCGAGGCCACGCTGCGGCTTGCCGCCGCGCCGCCGGTGTCCGCTCCGGGCGCCACGGTGGCGCCGCGCAACACCGAACCGGGGCGCGCCTGGCCGTGGTTCCTGGCATGGCTGCTGCTGGCCGCGTTCGCCTGGTGGTTCGAGCGCTCGCGCCTGGGCCTGGCCGCTGCTGTTTCGCAGCAAGACCCGCCGCGAGACCTGCGCTAA
- a CDS encoding DUF4175 domain-containing protein produces MRRGVHLRVALDTLLVLLPVSVALCAVAWRIAGTTPALVLAALAIAACGAVVPIRLRRFDRGWLIVRLDAARRDLDDSSGLLFVDQALLGPLQRLQRTRVEQRLTGSAPPGLRPAWSKRAIAIAWSLSALCVLAATLWPAPRLQSAGPSIPASAPAVAGEPRLLEAMLEVQPPAYTGIAASRAESLDAKAPVASTLRWTLRYAPQPGAVELVFHDGRRLALQREGGDWTASLPLQESTLYRVVPQGVTGAAQSRLHRLDAVPDQPPRVRVLVPERSLTLMAAGQRDWRLQFEVDDDHGVAARARLLVTRTEGTGENISFQDHVRVLEGRGDRRSRRFEVRLVPSAFGLQRGEDLVARLEVLDNRAPQPQRSRSASVILRWPAEPVIGAEGLDGLARQVLPAYFRSQRQIIIDAEALIAERPRLAAEEFERRSDSTGVDQRLLRLRYGQFLGEESEGGRAPPTSDLPTSDLPAGDPAEAQAHEEHDDDHDDSQAPGTPSPDTHDHGHAGEAGAPAAAGFGEMDDVLEAFGHTHDIPEAATLLDPQTRETLRAALREMWQSELHLRQAAPDQALPYAYRALELIKQVQQADRIYLQRVGTQLPPIDATRRLGGKREGIANRALPALPVARGDEALAEAWRSLDAADAERLVASLNALQAWVDGNRDRVADPLAWIARIDEARQDPRCHDCRAALRALVWSGMPRPAGGVARRAGDDPVARRYLDALDAPGAER; encoded by the coding sequence ATGCGCAGGGGCGTGCACCTGCGGGTGGCGCTCGACACGCTGCTGGTGCTGCTGCCCGTTTCCGTCGCGCTTTGCGCGGTGGCGTGGCGCATCGCCGGCACGACGCCGGCCCTGGTGCTGGCGGCACTGGCGATCGCGGCCTGCGGTGCGGTCGTCCCGATCCGGCTTCGGCGCTTCGATCGTGGCTGGCTGATCGTGCGGCTGGACGCCGCGCGGCGCGACCTGGACGACAGCAGCGGACTGCTCTTCGTCGACCAGGCACTTCTCGGGCCGCTGCAACGCCTGCAACGCACGCGCGTCGAGCAGCGGCTGACGGGCAGCGCACCGCCGGGCCTGCGCCCGGCATGGTCGAAGCGCGCGATCGCCATCGCATGGTCGCTTTCCGCGCTGTGCGTGCTCGCCGCCACGCTGTGGCCCGCGCCACGCCTGCAGTCCGCCGGTCCTTCGATTCCGGCATCCGCGCCGGCGGTCGCAGGCGAGCCGCGTTTGCTCGAAGCCATGCTGGAAGTGCAGCCGCCGGCCTATACCGGCATCGCGGCCAGCCGGGCGGAATCGCTGGATGCGAAGGCACCGGTTGCCAGCACGCTCCGCTGGACGCTGCGGTATGCGCCGCAGCCCGGGGCGGTCGAGCTGGTGTTCCACGACGGGCGTCGCCTCGCACTGCAACGCGAGGGCGGGGACTGGACGGCTAGCCTGCCGCTGCAGGAATCCACCCTCTACCGGGTGGTGCCGCAGGGCGTGACCGGCGCCGCGCAATCCAGGCTGCATCGCCTCGATGCCGTGCCCGACCAGCCGCCGCGCGTGCGCGTGCTCGTGCCGGAGCGGAGCCTGACGCTGATGGCCGCCGGGCAACGCGACTGGCGCCTGCAGTTCGAGGTCGACGACGACCACGGCGTCGCCGCGCGGGCGCGGCTGCTGGTCACGCGCACCGAGGGCACCGGCGAGAACATCTCCTTCCAGGACCACGTGCGGGTGCTCGAAGGCCGCGGCGACCGGCGCAGCAGGCGCTTCGAGGTGCGGCTGGTGCCGTCGGCCTTCGGCCTGCAACGTGGCGAAGACCTGGTCGCGCGCCTGGAAGTGCTCGACAACCGCGCGCCGCAGCCGCAACGCTCGCGCAGCGCCAGCGTGATCCTGCGCTGGCCGGCGGAGCCGGTGATCGGCGCGGAGGGACTCGACGGCCTCGCGCGCCAGGTCCTGCCCGCCTATTTCCGCAGCCAGCGCCAGATCATCATCGATGCCGAAGCGTTGATCGCGGAGCGGCCACGGCTGGCGGCGGAGGAGTTCGAACGTCGTTCGGATTCGACCGGCGTCGACCAGCGCCTGCTGCGCCTGCGCTACGGCCAGTTCCTGGGCGAGGAAAGCGAAGGCGGTCGCGCGCCGCCGACCAGCGATCTGCCCACCAGCGATCTGCCGGCCGGCGATCCCGCGGAAGCGCAAGCGCATGAAGAGCATGACGACGACCACGACGACAGCCAAGCGCCCGGCACGCCGTCGCCCGACACGCACGACCACGGCCATGCGGGCGAAGCCGGGGCGCCTGCCGCCGCCGGCTTCGGCGAGATGGACGACGTGCTCGAGGCCTTCGGCCATACCCACGACATCCCCGAAGCCGCGACCCTCCTCGATCCGCAGACCAGGGAGACCCTGCGCGCCGCGTTGCGCGAGATGTGGCAGTCGGAACTGCACCTGCGCCAGGCCGCCCCCGACCAGGCGCTGCCGTACGCCTACCGTGCGCTGGAGCTGATCAAGCAGGTGCAGCAGGCCGACCGCATCTACCTGCAGCGCGTGGGGACGCAACTTCCCCCGATCGACGCCACGCGCCGGCTCGGCGGCAAGCGCGAGGGCATCGCAAACCGGGCGCTGCCGGCGCTGCCGGTGGCGCGCGGCGACGAAGCGCTGGCCGAGGCGTGGCGTTCGCTCGACGCGGCCGATGCGGAGCGCCTGGTCGCATCGCTCAATGCGTTGCAGGCATGGGTCGACGGCAACCGCGACCGCGTCGCCGATCCACTGGCATGGATCGCGCGCATCGACGAGGCGCGCCAGGATCCGCGCTGCCACGACTGTCGCGCCGCACTGCGCGCCCTGGTGTGGAGCGGCATGCCGCGCCCGGCAGGCGGCGTCGCGCGTCGCGCCGGAGACGATCCGGTCGCGCGCCGCTACCTCGATGCGCTGGACGCGCCGGGAGCGGAGCGATGA
- a CDS encoding BatA domain-containing protein, giving the protein MNLVLLLPAALAALAALALPLLLHLARRQQQRPTVFAALRWLRANPKPRRRIRFDEWWLLLVRLVLVAALALLLARPALLGVEDETPRLLVVPGVAPSAIADATARAGDSDVRWLAPGFPPVDQPMPQGGFATASLLREFDATLPAAAPLTVLVPERLRGADAARLRLARDVDWRVVPADDARVDVAPSAPPVLAIRHDEAHREAVRYLRAATLAWRDADARTDVDVSDDAVNPLPKDVQVLAWLRSDPLPAEVRAWVGQGGQALLADDAQEPVQPSAAVVWRDAAGRPLLTAAALEKGRVLRFVRPLQPDAMPELLDPGFPARLRDVLQPVVAPTLVAAGDYAPVSGAIAPPPPPRDLTAWLALAIALLALLERWLATSRRRSAVA; this is encoded by the coding sequence ATGAACCTGGTCCTGCTGCTGCCGGCCGCGCTCGCCGCGCTCGCCGCCCTGGCGCTGCCGCTGCTGCTGCACCTCGCGCGCCGCCAGCAGCAGAGGCCCACGGTCTTCGCCGCGCTGAGATGGTTGCGGGCGAACCCGAAGCCACGGCGGCGGATCCGTTTCGACGAATGGTGGCTGCTGCTTGTGCGATTGGTGCTGGTGGCGGCGTTGGCCTTGCTGCTCGCGCGGCCGGCGCTGCTCGGCGTGGAGGATGAAACGCCGCGCCTGCTGGTGGTGCCCGGCGTCGCGCCATCCGCGATCGCGGACGCGACCGCGCGAGCCGGCGACTCCGATGTGCGCTGGCTGGCGCCCGGCTTCCCGCCCGTCGACCAGCCCATGCCGCAGGGCGGGTTCGCGACCGCCAGCCTGCTGCGCGAGTTCGATGCCACGCTGCCCGCCGCCGCGCCGCTGACGGTGCTGGTGCCGGAGCGGTTGCGGGGCGCGGATGCCGCGCGGCTGCGACTGGCCCGCGACGTGGACTGGCGGGTCGTGCCGGCGGATGACGCGCGCGTCGATGTCGCGCCTTCAGCGCCACCGGTGCTCGCGATCCGCCACGACGAGGCGCATCGCGAGGCCGTGCGCTACCTGCGCGCGGCCACGCTCGCGTGGCGGGACGCCGATGCCCGCACCGACGTGGATGTGTCCGACGATGCGGTGAACCCGTTGCCGAAGGATGTCCAGGTGCTGGCATGGCTGCGTTCCGACCCGCTGCCGGCCGAGGTGCGCGCCTGGGTCGGGCAGGGCGGCCAGGCGCTGCTTGCGGACGATGCGCAGGAGCCGGTACAGCCTTCCGCGGCCGTCGTCTGGCGCGATGCCGCGGGCCGACCCCTGCTGACCGCCGCCGCGCTGGAAAAGGGGCGCGTGTTGCGTTTCGTCCGCCCGTTGCAGCCGGACGCGATGCCGGAACTGCTCGATCCCGGCTTCCCGGCACGACTGCGGGACGTGCTGCAGCCGGTCGTCGCGCCCACGCTGGTGGCGGCCGGCGATTACGCCCCTGTTTCCGGTGCCATCGCCCCTCCGCCGCCTCCGCGCGACCTGACCGCGTGGCTCGCCCTGGCGATCGCGTTGCTGGCGCTGCTCGAGCGCTGGCTGGCCACCTCGCGCCGCCGGAGTGCCGTCGCGTGA
- a CDS encoding DUF58 domain-containing protein — protein sequence MAWDPVTPGLRAQLRGLRIASRRASALRGGGQHRSRDRGAGLEFSQYRGYEPGDEPRRIDWKLYARSDRFFVREAERDSPLAVWLVLDASASMAQADEVRPDWSRLDAGKALAACIAEVALRQGDRVGLLALREDAIAFVPAASGSRQRERLLFELQRLDATGGVPAESRLRPVWERIGADDLVVVLGDFLDPATVELATRLAGARREVLAIQLLTVAERDFPFADGRRFRDPETGEELPGDGRALRAGFLSRFAEAQRTLDARLDQAGIRHVRFVLDEPLTAPLRALFADTPGAGGA from the coding sequence ATGGCCTGGGATCCGGTCACGCCCGGACTGCGCGCGCAGCTGCGCGGGTTGCGCATCGCTTCGCGGCGCGCCAGCGCGCTGCGCGGCGGCGGCCAGCATCGCAGCCGCGACAGGGGCGCCGGGCTGGAATTCTCCCAGTACCGCGGCTACGAGCCGGGCGACGAGCCGCGCCGCATCGACTGGAAACTCTACGCCCGCAGCGACCGCTTCTTCGTGCGCGAGGCCGAGCGCGACAGCCCGCTGGCGGTGTGGCTGGTGCTCGATGCCAGTGCATCGATGGCGCAGGCCGACGAGGTGCGGCCGGACTGGTCGCGGCTGGATGCGGGCAAGGCGCTGGCGGCATGCATCGCCGAGGTCGCGCTGCGCCAGGGGGATCGCGTCGGCCTGCTCGCATTGCGCGAGGATGCGATCGCGTTCGTCCCGGCGGCCTCCGGATCGCGCCAGCGCGAGCGGCTGCTGTTCGAACTGCAGCGCCTGGACGCGACGGGGGGCGTGCCCGCGGAGTCGCGGCTGCGGCCGGTGTGGGAACGCATCGGTGCCGACGACCTGGTGGTGGTGCTGGGCGATTTCCTCGACCCGGCCACGGTCGAGCTCGCGACGCGACTGGCAGGCGCACGTCGCGAGGTGCTGGCGATCCAGTTGCTCACCGTCGCGGAACGCGATTTTCCCTTCGCCGACGGTCGCCGCTTCCGCGATCCGGAAACCGGCGAGGAGCTGCCCGGCGACGGCCGCGCGCTGCGCGCCGGCTTCCTGTCGCGTTTCGCCGAGGCGCAGCGGACACTGGACGCGCGGCTCGACCAGGCCGGCATCCGCCACGTGCGCTTCGTGCTGGACGAACCGCTGACCGCGCCGCTGCGCGCGCTGTTCGCCGATACTCCGGGTGCGGGCGGCGCATGA
- a CDS encoding AAA family ATPase: protein MTASLTESDIQFRVARLADLRAAIATAIVGQHEVVEQLLTGLLAGGHCLLEGVPGLGKTLLVRTLGQALALQFRRVQFTPDLMPSDLLGTELLEEDHGTGHRHFRFQQGPVFTNLLLADELNRTPPKTQAALLEAMQEHTVSFAGVTHPLPAPFFVLATQNPIEQAGTYPLPEAQLDRFLLHIALEYPDEQEERAIIAQTTSSHVAEVPRVMDGEEVLALQALVREVHVGDELLAWITRIVRATRPGAAAPQVVRDYVKWGAGPRAGQSLVLASKARALLHGRLAATREDVMALAAPVLRHRLLLSFAAEAEGKRPDEVIAALLRDTPHPGA, encoded by the coding sequence ATGACTGCCTCCCTCACCGAATCCGATATCCAGTTCCGCGTGGCCCGCCTGGCCGACCTGCGGGCCGCCATCGCCACCGCCATCGTCGGCCAGCACGAGGTCGTCGAGCAGTTGCTCACCGGCCTGCTCGCCGGCGGACACTGCCTGCTCGAGGGGGTGCCCGGGCTCGGCAAGACCCTGCTGGTGCGCACCCTGGGCCAGGCGCTCGCGCTGCAGTTCCGCAGGGTCCAGTTCACCCCCGATCTGATGCCGAGCGACCTGCTCGGCACCGAGCTGCTGGAGGAGGACCACGGCACCGGCCATCGCCATTTCCGCTTCCAGCAGGGACCGGTGTTCACCAACCTGCTGCTGGCCGACGAGCTCAACCGCACGCCGCCCAAGACCCAGGCCGCGTTGCTCGAGGCGATGCAGGAGCACACCGTCAGCTTCGCCGGCGTCACCCACCCGCTGCCGGCGCCGTTCTTCGTGCTCGCCACGCAGAACCCGATCGAGCAGGCGGGCACCTATCCGTTGCCGGAAGCGCAGCTCGACCGGTTCCTGCTGCACATCGCGCTCGAGTATCCGGACGAACAGGAGGAGCGAGCGATCATCGCCCAGACCACGTCCAGCCATGTGGCGGAGGTGCCGCGGGTCATGGACGGGGAGGAAGTCCTCGCGCTGCAGGCGCTGGTGCGCGAGGTGCACGTGGGCGACGAGCTGTTGGCCTGGATCACGCGGATCGTGCGCGCGACCCGGCCCGGCGCGGCTGCGCCGCAGGTGGTGCGCGACTACGTGAAGTGGGGCGCGGGACCGCGCGCCGGGCAGTCGCTGGTGCTGGCATCGAAGGCGCGCGCGCTGCTGCACGGGCGCCTGGCCGCCACGCGCGAGGACGTCATGGCCCTGGCCGCGCCGGTGCTGCGCCATCGCCTGCTGCTGTCGTTCGCCGCCGAGGCCGAAGGCAAGCGGCCAGACGAGGTGATCGCCGCGCTGCTGCGCGATACGCCGCATCCGGGCGCCTGA
- a CDS encoding DUF4159 domain-containing protein, which yields MMLGAAATLALPPLRAQSATYDFWFTRLRYDSGDWDVDARMPSNLVTSLIDYTGLRVDPEEHVVDLADPKMLAAPFCYLSGHKLVEFNPAERRNFERYVRNGGFVFVDDCNHDIDGLFAKSFEAQMASIFGGRALKKLPNSHAIYSSFFRFPDGPPATGFELNGWGDDLVHDYLKGIEIDGRLGLLYSNKDYGCEWDYDWRNKRFLAEDNTKFAVNIVIYALTA from the coding sequence ATGATGCTCGGCGCCGCCGCCACGCTGGCGCTGCCACCCTTGCGGGCGCAGTCGGCCACCTACGATTTCTGGTTCACGCGGCTGCGTTACGACTCCGGCGACTGGGATGTCGATGCACGGATGCCGTCGAACCTGGTCACATCGCTGATCGACTACACCGGCCTGCGGGTGGACCCGGAGGAGCACGTGGTCGACCTGGCCGATCCGAAGATGCTGGCGGCGCCGTTCTGCTACCTGTCCGGGCACAAGCTGGTGGAGTTCAACCCGGCCGAACGGCGCAATTTCGAACGCTACGTGCGCAATGGCGGGTTCGTGTTCGTCGACGACTGCAACCACGACATCGACGGGCTCTTCGCGAAGTCGTTCGAGGCGCAGATGGCCTCGATCTTCGGTGGCCGGGCGCTGAAGAAGCTGCCGAACAGCCATGCCATCTACAGCAGCTTCTTCCGCTTCCCGGACGGCCCGCCCGCGACCGGTTTCGAGCTCAACGGCTGGGGCGACGACCTCGTCCACGACTACCTCAAGGGCATCGAGATCGACGGCCGCCTCGGCCTGCTCTACAGCAACAAGGACTACGGCTGCGAGTGGGACTACGACTGGCGCAACAAACGCTTCCTCGCCGAGGACAACACGAAGTTCGCGGTCAACATCGTGATCTATGCGCTGACGGCATGA
- a CDS encoding TldD/PmbA family protein: MSIFTEAEAKAILDKVIALSTADECTATLGGGTSGNIRFALNNVSTSGIVDDVELGVSVAFGKRVGTATINEFDDASLERVVRRAEDLARLAPENPEFMPAIGKQSYTPTSTFSAATAAITPEQRAQVAVDSIAPCRSSGLVAAGFLEDSQSFTAIANSNGNFAYQTSTSADYTCTVRTEDGRGSGWVGRNVTDIGGLDAGRDVAIAIRKARDSADAKALEPGKYTVILEPHAAAGLVSFMMFFFDARQADEGRSFLSKKGGGNKIGEQVYDPRVNIWADPGDANVPVLPWDDEGQPRKRMPVIQDGKVANLLYSRYWAQQQGREAVAMPGNLIMSGGTKSTADLVRETDRGILVTRTWYIRMVDPQTVLLTGLTRDGTFYIEDGEVKHPVKNFRFNESPVIMLNNIDELGKPVRVSGDESQFAMMIPPMRLRDFTFTSLSDAV; the protein is encoded by the coding sequence ATGAGCATCTTTACCGAAGCCGAAGCCAAGGCGATCCTCGACAAGGTCATCGCGCTGTCCACCGCGGACGAGTGCACGGCCACCCTCGGCGGCGGCACCAGCGGCAACATCCGTTTCGCGCTGAACAACGTCTCCACCAGCGGCATCGTCGACGACGTCGAGCTGGGCGTGAGCGTGGCCTTCGGCAAGCGCGTCGGAACCGCGACCATCAACGAGTTCGACGACGCCTCGCTCGAGCGCGTGGTACGCCGCGCCGAGGACCTGGCGCGGCTGGCGCCGGAAAACCCGGAGTTCATGCCCGCGATCGGCAAGCAGTCGTACACGCCCACCAGCACCTTCAGCGCCGCCACCGCGGCGATCACCCCCGAGCAGCGCGCCCAGGTGGCGGTGGATTCGATCGCGCCCTGCCGCTCGTCGGGACTGGTCGCGGCCGGATTCCTGGAGGACAGCCAGTCGTTCACCGCGATCGCCAACAGCAACGGCAACTTCGCCTACCAGACTTCGACCAGCGCCGACTACACCTGCACCGTGCGTACCGAGGACGGGCGCGGTTCGGGCTGGGTCGGCCGCAACGTCACCGACATCGGCGGCCTGGACGCGGGTCGCGACGTCGCCATCGCCATCCGCAAGGCGCGCGATTCGGCCGATGCCAAGGCGCTGGAGCCGGGCAAGTACACGGTGATCCTGGAGCCGCACGCCGCCGCCGGCCTGGTCTCGTTCATGATGTTCTTCTTCGACGCGCGCCAGGCCGACGAGGGCCGCAGCTTCCTGTCGAAGAAGGGCGGCGGCAACAAAATCGGCGAGCAGGTCTACGACCCGCGGGTGAACATCTGGGCGGATCCGGGCGACGCCAACGTGCCGGTGCTGCCGTGGGACGACGAAGGCCAGCCGCGCAAGCGCATGCCGGTCATCCAGGACGGCAAGGTCGCGAACCTGCTGTACTCGCGCTACTGGGCGCAGCAGCAGGGCAGGGAGGCGGTGGCGATGCCGGGCAACCTGATCATGTCCGGCGGCACCAAGTCCACCGCCGACCTGGTGCGCGAGACCGACCGCGGCATCCTGGTCACCCGTACCTGGTACATCCGCATGGTGGACCCGCAGACGGTGCTGCTCACCGGCCTCACCCGCGACGGCACGTTCTACATCGAGGACGGCGAGGTCAAGCACCCGGTGAAGAACTTCCGCTTCAACGAATCGCCGGTGATCATGCTCAACAACATCGACGAGCTCGGCAAGCCGGTGCGCGTGAGCGGCGACGAGTCGCAATTCGCGATGATGATCCCGCCGATGCGGTTGCGCGATTTCACGTTCACGTCGTTGTCCGACGCGGTGTGA
- a CDS encoding TldD/PmbA family protein: MQRRDFLALGGLGMGSLALPAWLGKAIAADQLLTTLDLPVKKQLADAALQAARGSGASYCDVRIGRYLRQFVMTREDKVQNVVNTESTGVGVRVIADGAWGFAATNGLTVDSVAEAARRATAIAKANAKVQTAPVQLAPAPGYGEVAWKTPIRRNAMEVPVKDKVDLLLSVNAAAINAGASFINSTLFLVNEQKYFASTDGSYIDQDVHRIWAPMTVTAIDKASGKFRTREGLSAPMGLGYEYLDGDRGQKFVSPNGVVNYGQSYDMLEDAVAAAKQAQEKLKAPSVKPGKYDLVLDPSHTWLTIHESVGHPLELDRVLGYEANYAGTSFATMDKREAGFQYGSDRVTLFADKTQPGSLGAVGYDDEGVKCKRWDLVKDGILVDYQTIRDQAHIVGKDESDGCCYADSWSSVQFQRMANVSLAAGKDKLSVADMVKDVENGIYIIGDGSFSIDQQRYNAQFGGQLFYEIKDGAITGMIEDVAYQIRTPEFWNACSAICDESDYRLGGSFFDGKGQPGQVSAVSHGSSTARFNGINVINTARSLG; encoded by the coding sequence TTGCAACGACGCGACTTCCTGGCCCTTGGCGGCCTCGGCATGGGCAGCCTGGCGCTGCCCGCATGGCTGGGCAAGGCGATCGCCGCCGACCAGCTCCTCACCACGCTCGACCTCCCGGTCAAGAAGCAGCTCGCCGACGCGGCGCTGCAGGCCGCCCGCGGCTCCGGCGCCAGTTACTGCGACGTGCGCATCGGCCGCTACCTGCGCCAGTTCGTGATGACCCGCGAGGACAAGGTGCAGAACGTGGTCAACACCGAATCCACCGGCGTGGGCGTGCGCGTGATCGCCGACGGCGCCTGGGGCTTCGCCGCCACCAACGGACTCACCGTCGATTCGGTGGCCGAGGCGGCGCGCCGTGCGACCGCGATCGCCAAGGCCAACGCGAAGGTGCAGACCGCGCCGGTGCAGCTGGCGCCCGCGCCGGGATACGGCGAGGTCGCGTGGAAGACCCCGATCCGCAGGAACGCGATGGAAGTGCCGGTGAAGGACAAGGTCGACCTGCTGCTTTCGGTCAATGCCGCAGCGATCAATGCCGGCGCCAGTTTCATCAATTCCACCCTGTTCCTGGTCAACGAACAGAAGTACTTCGCCTCCACCGACGGCTCCTACATCGACCAGGACGTGCACCGGATCTGGGCGCCGATGACGGTGACCGCGATCGACAAGGCCAGCGGCAAGTTCCGCACCCGCGAAGGGCTGTCGGCACCGATGGGCCTGGGCTACGAGTACCTCGACGGCGACCGCGGCCAGAAGTTCGTCTCGCCCAACGGCGTGGTCAACTACGGCCAGTCCTACGACATGCTCGAGGACGCCGTGGCCGCGGCCAAGCAGGCGCAGGAGAAGCTCAAGGCGCCGTCGGTCAAGCCGGGCAAGTACGACCTGGTGCTCGATCCCTCGCACACCTGGCTGACGATCCACGAATCGGTCGGCCATCCGCTGGAACTCGACCGCGTGCTCGGCTACGAGGCCAACTACGCCGGCACCAGCTTCGCCACGATGGACAAGCGCGAGGCGGGGTTCCAGTACGGCAGCGACCGGGTCACCCTGTTCGCCGACAAGACCCAGCCGGGCAGCCTCGGCGCCGTCGGCTACGACGACGAAGGCGTCAAGTGCAAGCGCTGGGACCTGGTGAAGGACGGCATCCTGGTCGACTACCAGACCATCCGCGACCAGGCCCACATCGTCGGCAAGGACGAGTCCGACGGCTGCTGCTACGCCGACTCGTGGTCGAGCGTGCAGTTCCAGCGCATGGCCAACGTCTCGCTCGCGGCCGGCAAGGACAAGCTGTCGGTGGCGGACATGGTCAAGGACGTCGAGAACGGCATCTACATCATCGGCGACGGCTCGTTCTCGATCGACCAGCAGCGCTACAACGCCCAGTTCGGCGGCCAGCTGTTCTACGAGATCAAGGACGGCGCGATCACCGGCATGATCGAGGACGTGGCCTACCAGATCCGCACGCCGGAGTTCTGGAACGCGTGCTCGGCGATCTGCGACGAGAGCGACTACCGCCTGGGCGGCTCGTTCTTCGACGGCAAGGGCCAGCCGGGGCAGGTGTCGGCGGTCTCGCACGGCTCGAGCACGGCGCGTTTCAACGGCATCAACGTCATCAACACCGCGCGTTCGCTCGGCTGA